A region from the Triticum aestivum cultivar Chinese Spring chromosome 3D, IWGSC CS RefSeq v2.1, whole genome shotgun sequence genome encodes:
- the LOC123075012 gene encoding acidic endochitinase-like, protein MASRSLTPFQLTATLFVALLATCHAGSIAVYWGQNDGEASLAETCASGNYEFVILAFLPKFGKGQTPQLDLASHCDPSSGGCRGQSKDIKACQGRGVKVLLSIGGGDGSYGLSSPGDARQVALYLWNNYLGSASSSGPLGDVALDGIDFDIEQGSAKFWNDLATDLKNLGKNGGKTVLLSAAPQCPFPDEWDGGAISTGLFDYVWVQFYNNEECQFSAGRGAFMDAWKKWESVPAGKIFLGLPASKDAAGTGFVPASELTSRVLPLIKGSSKYGGVMLWSKFYDDQTGYSSAIKSDV, encoded by the coding sequence ATGGCGAGCCGTTCTCTCACCCCTTTCCAGCTCACTGCCACACTCTTCGTGGCACTCCTCGCCACATGCCACGCCGGCAGCATAGCCGTGTATTGGGGCCAAAACGACGGCGAGGCGTCGCTAGCCGAGACGTGTGCGTCCGGGAACTACGAGTTCGTCATCCTCGCTTTTCTCCCGAAATTCGGCAAGGGCCAAACGCCGCAGCTCGACCTAGCCAGCCACTGCGACCCTTCCTCCGGTGGATGCAGAGGCCAGAGCAAGGACATCAAAGCGTGCCAGGGCCGCGGCGTTAAAGTCCTGCTCTCCATCGGCGGCGGCGATGGTAGTTATGGCCTCTCTTCTCCCGGCGATGCACGGCAAGTTGCCTTGTACCTCTGGAACAACTACCTGGGCAGTGCATCCTCGTCCGGTCCCCTCGGCGACGTCGCGCTCGACGGCATTGACTTTGACATCGAGCAAGGCAGCGCCAAGTTCTGGAACGATCTCGCCACTGACCTGAAGAATTTGGGAAAGAACGGAGGCAAGACCGTACTGCTGAGCGCGGCACCACAGTGCCCGTTCCCGGATGAATGGGACGGCGGTGCGATCAGCACAGGGTTGTTCGACTACGTGTGGGTGCAGTTCTACAACAACGAAGAATGCCAGTTCAGTGCGGGGCGGGGGGCATTCATGGACGCGTGGAAGAAGTGGGAGTCAGTACCGGCGGGGAAGATCTTCTTGGGGCTTCCGGCCTCCAAGGACGCGGCGGGCACGGGGTTCGTCCCTGCCAGCGAGCTCACTTCGCGTGTGCTGCCACTCATCAAGGGCTCTTCAAAGTACGGTGGTGTCATGCTATGGTCCAAGTTCTATGATGACCAAACCGGCTATAGCTCTGCCATCAAGAGCGATGTGTGA